In Novosphingobium kaempferiae, the DNA window CTTCACCGCGCCCCAGGTCATCGTGGTGGAATCGCGCCAGTCGTAACGACCGCCGGGGTTGGTGATGCGGATCGCCAGCCGGTTGGCCTTGCCGGGCTTCAGCGCGTCGGTCAGGTCGCAGACGATCGGCAGTTCCGCCATGATCGAATAGCCAACGAGCCTGCCGTTCAGGAAAACTTCCGCCCTCAGCCGCGCGCCGCGGATATGGAGCAGCGTGCGCCTTCCCGCGAAGGATGCAGGCGCGTCGAAGTCCCGATACCACCAGGAAACGCCGCGATAGGCGCCGTTCTGCGGGACGGGATCGTCGTTGGCGTAGCGATACTCGTCGTCGGTATAAGGCCGCTCGCCCAGCTTGCCCCAGACGTGTTCCTCGACCGTGGTGGGCAGCGTGACGGTGGCCGAAGCCGCGGTATCGAGCACGCTCCAGCCGCCGGTCGGCGGATTGACGGGAAGGCTCGCCAGATCGACCTGCGAGGGCAGGAATATGCGATCATCCGCGAACCGCGCATCGCGGTCGAGCCACAGGCGCCAGCCCTCGTCCGGCAGCGACAGGCGGTTGCCGACCGGTGCGGCGGACGCTGAAAGCGGCAACATCGTGATCGCACCCGACGCGCCAGCGACGCCGAGGAACCCTCGCCGATCGAGCGCCGTCATGCGCACACCTTCGACAACCGATACACGGATTTCTGCCGCTTCATGCCGTCCTTTCCCTGTTGCTTCGCCTGTTCTGCCAGGTCGTCATCTTTACGATAGCGCTATCATATTGTGACGCAAGCCCCTATCGGAAGGCATCGCGACGTGAACCGCTTTTGCGAAGTCGATTGCGGAACAGTGACACAAGTTCGCAAGTCTCTTGCAATGTCGAAGCGCACTAGATAGCGCTATCACCAAATAACAGGGGAGAGTACCGTGAAGCACCGAATCGGGCTGCTGCTATGCGCGGCGACCAGCGTTCTTCCAGCCGTGGCACGGGCCGAGGAGCCAAGCACGGCCTCGCTCCAGCGCCGGGCCGCGGAGATGGTGTCCGCGATGTCGCTGGAGGAGAAGGCGGGCCAGCTCAAGGGCGAGGCGCCCGCGATCCCGCGCCTCGGCATTCCCGCCTACGACTGGTGGAGCGAGGGTCTCCACGGCGTCGCCCGCGCCGGGGAAGCGACGGTATTCCCGCAGGCCGTGGCCATGGCCGCCACCTTCGACGCCCCGCTCATCGGGCAGACGGGCGATGTGATCTCGACCGAATTTCGCGCCAAGTACCGCGAGACTCTGGGCACGGACGGCAGTTCGAAGCGCTATCGCGGGCTCACCGTCTGGTCCCCCAACATCAACATCTTCCGCGATCCGCGCTGGGGGCGCGGGCAGGAGACCTTCGGCGAGGACCCCTACCTCACTTCCCGCATGGGCGTGTCGTTCGTGCGCGGGCTGCAGGGTGACGATCCGGTATTCTACAAGACCGCCGCCGTCGCCAAGCATTTCGCGGTCCACAGCGGGCCGGAAAGCAACCGGCATCATGAGGACGTCCACCCCTCCCCCTACGATCTCGAGGACACGTACCTCCCCGCCTTCCGCGCCACGGTGACCGAGGCCCGGCCCGCCGGGATCATGTGCGCCTACAATGCGATCGACGGCGTGCCTGCCTGCGGAAGCCCGCTGCTGGCGCAGAAACTGCGCGGGGACTGGGGCTTTGCGGGGCATGTCGTCACCGACTGCGCAGCGATGGTCGATTTCTTCAACCCCGAAGCCCACGCCTACAGCCGCGATCCGGCGGATGCGGTGGCGAGTGCGGTGCGGGCGGGGACCGACCTGATCTGCGTGGAATTCGGGCGCGACAAGTCGTCCGACCCGGCGATCATCGTCGATGCCGTGCGCCGCAACCTGCTGCCCGAGCCCATGCTGGACCGCGCCATCGAACGCACCCTGACCGACCGCCTGCGCCTTGGCCTGCCCGGCGAAACGACGCCTTACAGTACCATAAGCCCTGCACTGAACGACACCAAGGAGCACGCAGAGCTGAACCGAAAGGTCGCTCGCGAGTCCCTGGTGCTGCTCAAGAACGACGGACTGCTGCCTCTGGCGAAGGCGCCGCGCTCCATCGCGGTGATCGGCCCGAATGCCGACAGCGTCGACGCGCTCGTCGGCAACTACAACGGTACGCCCTCCCACCCCGTCACCATTCTGGAGGGCCTGCGCCAGCGCTTCCCCGAAGCGCGCATCGAGTACGTTGAGGGCACCGGCCATGTCGGCCCGCCGCTCAAGTCCGTGCCCGGCGCGGTGCTCTGCGTCGATGCCGCGTGCAACGCCAAGGGCGTGACCGTCGAGGAGTTCGCCGGGCCCGAGACGACGGGCAAGGCGGTGAGCCGGAGCACCCGCGCCGACGTCGGCTTCGGCTGGGGCCGCCCGGCGCGTGCGCAGCGTCGCAGCGCGATGCGGTGGAGCGGGTGGATCGTGCCCGAGGCCACCAGCGAGTACCACTTCCGCATGAACCTCGACGACGGCTACCGCATCCTCGTCGATGGCACCGAGATCGCCGATGCGTGGGATCCGGGCGACCCGCCCTCGATCCACAACGACGGGGTGACGCTGACCGCGGGGAAGGCGCATCGCATCGTCGTCGAGGCGCGGCAGGAGGGCGATCGCGGCGACCAGTCGCTGCTGTGGACCGACATGCGCGAGCAGGAGGGCGCCGCGCTTGCCGCCGCCAGGAACGCCGACCTCGTCGTCTTCGCCGCCGGGCTCAACGCCAGGCTGGAGGGC includes these proteins:
- a CDS encoding glycoside hydrolase family 3 C-terminal domain-containing protein — its product is MKHRIGLLLCAATSVLPAVARAEEPSTASLQRRAAEMVSAMSLEEKAGQLKGEAPAIPRLGIPAYDWWSEGLHGVARAGEATVFPQAVAMAATFDAPLIGQTGDVISTEFRAKYRETLGTDGSSKRYRGLTVWSPNINIFRDPRWGRGQETFGEDPYLTSRMGVSFVRGLQGDDPVFYKTAAVAKHFAVHSGPESNRHHEDVHPSPYDLEDTYLPAFRATVTEARPAGIMCAYNAIDGVPACGSPLLAQKLRGDWGFAGHVVTDCAAMVDFFNPEAHAYSRDPADAVASAVRAGTDLICVEFGRDKSSDPAIIVDAVRRNLLPEPMLDRAIERTLTDRLRLGLPGETTPYSTISPALNDTKEHAELNRKVARESLVLLKNDGLLPLAKAPRSIAVIGPNADSVDALVGNYNGTPSHPVTILEGLRQRFPEARIEYVEGTGHVGPPLKSVPGAVLCVDAACNAKGVTVEEFAGPETTGKAVSRSTRADVGFGWGRPARAQRRSAMRWSGWIVPEATSEYHFRMNLDDGYRILVDGTEIADAWDPGDPPSIHNDGVTLTAGKAHRIVVEARQEGDRGDQSLLWTDMREQEGAALAAARNADLVVFAAGLNARLEGEEMRVNAPGFAGGDRTSLDLPAPQETLLEQLHATGKPVVLVLMNGSAMSVNWAQANLPAIVEAWYPGGVGGRAVADMIAGDFSPAGRLPVTFYSSADQLPAFGDYAMKGRTYRYFGGKPLYPFGYGLSYTSFAYAPPVAAKSVVAGKPLEVSTRITNSGKRASDEVAQLYVRHVGAGTGGTPAPRHALQGFSRIHLEPGESREVRFTLEARALSSVDDKGARSVLPGEVEIWVGGGQPDTGAPGGWIRTKITGKTMPLPK